One segment of Phaeacidiphilus oryzae TH49 DNA contains the following:
- a CDS encoding PP2C family protein-serine/threonine phosphatase, translating into MHGAGPERRGWFAARRLRVWRRRAGGPGASLRPYASWRLPAVLTAAIIGLDLAFDGRFRTDSWLVLVPVVASAFCSTAVTFWFACLVAALYLPMEHLWAGPHRMGLEDLLLVLVGSAIAVPVAWLRSRTRGQIERLANAASVTRQIVLRPFPPGVGGLSAAASYLPADKEARVGGDFYEVLATPWGARVLLGDVQGKGLSAVGVAAALVGTFRECGWTEEDLDALAGRLEVRAGRINRYQSQFGETDHRFATGVLVEFRTDDPERVRMVNFGHEGPFAIGPAGVRRLPQEQGPPLGLADLVGERARAVDVPFGPGEALLLVTDGVTEARNRRGRFLPLEERLTERWRREPGGLAQPGRLVAVVEDAVLAHTAGRLADDTAILAVRRLPGPATAGTGSAEGSPEGAAGG; encoded by the coding sequence ATGCACGGAGCGGGACCGGAGCGCAGGGGCTGGTTCGCCGCGCGCCGGCTCCGGGTGTGGCGGCGGCGGGCCGGCGGGCCCGGCGCCTCCCTGCGCCCGTACGCGAGCTGGCGGCTGCCGGCCGTGCTGACCGCCGCGATCATCGGCCTCGACCTCGCCTTCGACGGGAGGTTCCGCACCGACAGCTGGCTGGTGCTGGTGCCGGTGGTGGCCTCGGCCTTCTGCAGCACGGCGGTGACCTTCTGGTTCGCCTGCCTGGTGGCGGCGCTGTACCTCCCGATGGAGCACCTCTGGGCGGGGCCGCACCGGATGGGGCTGGAGGACCTGCTGCTGGTGCTGGTCGGCTCGGCGATCGCGGTGCCGGTGGCCTGGCTGCGCAGCCGCACCCGCGGCCAGATCGAGCGGCTGGCCAACGCGGCCTCGGTGACCCGGCAGATCGTGCTGCGCCCGTTCCCGCCCGGTGTGGGCGGGCTCTCGGCAGCGGCCAGCTACCTCCCGGCGGACAAGGAGGCCCGGGTCGGCGGCGACTTCTACGAGGTGCTGGCGACGCCCTGGGGCGCCCGGGTGCTCCTCGGCGACGTGCAGGGCAAGGGGCTGTCCGCGGTGGGGGTGGCGGCGGCGCTGGTCGGCACCTTCCGGGAGTGCGGCTGGACGGAGGAGGACCTGGACGCGCTGGCCGGCCGGCTGGAGGTGCGGGCCGGCCGGATCAACCGGTACCAGTCCCAGTTCGGCGAGACCGACCACCGGTTCGCCACGGGGGTGCTGGTGGAGTTCCGGACGGACGATCCGGAACGGGTGCGGATGGTCAACTTCGGCCACGAGGGACCGTTCGCGATCGGCCCGGCGGGGGTGCGGCGGCTCCCGCAGGAGCAGGGCCCGCCGCTCGGGCTGGCCGACCTGGTGGGGGAGCGGGCCCGGGCGGTGGACGTGCCGTTCGGCCCGGGCGAGGCGCTGCTGCTGGTGACCGACGGGGTGACCGAGGCGCGCAACCGGCGCGGCCGCTTCCTGCCCCTGGAGGAGCGGCTGACCGAGCGCTGGCGCCGGGAGCCGGGCGGCCTCGCGCAGCCGGGCCGGCTGGTGGCCGTCGTCGAGGACGCGGTGCTGGCGCACACGGCGGGGCGGCTGGCGGACGACACCGCGATCCTCGCCGTCCGGCGGCTCCCCGGCCCCGCCACCGCCGGGACGGGGTCCGCGGAGGGGTCGCCGGAGGGGGCCGCGGGGGGCTAG
- a CDS encoding purine-cytosine permease family protein, with amino-acid sequence MPTTPSPAPAPERVPVRVPAPQRIEDKTIQPIPDGERHGRARDLFTIWFGSNIMMLTVVTGALATTVYGQPFWLSVLGILVGNLAGAVLMALHSAQGPRLGVPQMVQTRGQFGSYGSLLVICLVIFMYIGFFASNLVLSGESLAAIVGHADRTAMENTGIVAVGVIGVIATVFGYDLIHAYTRVMTYLSGAALVLALVWAVGVHGLPAGFLSHGHAGAAGFLGTVTAAALWQIAYAPYVSDYSRYLPAATGSRPAFWASYSGSVLGSVLPMVLGAMIGAAVGDDVIGGLMSLTGSAGVWIVVVFSVGIAATNAMNLYCGVLSTITVGQNFAPAWRPGRVARGVTATAMLAVALVCALLGKDHFLSTYENFISLLMYVLVPWTAVNLVDYYLLRRGAYDVDSFFRRDGGIYGRCNGVAVFCYLLGALVQLPFVATAAFTGPAADALGGVDVSWLVGLAVIGPLYWLLARRRNTATAGGAAAAADAAAGAASGAAADAVKPLETTADPGQL; translated from the coding sequence ATGCCGACGACCCCATCGCCCGCGCCCGCCCCCGAACGGGTGCCCGTGCGCGTCCCCGCGCCGCAGCGCATCGAGGACAAGACCATCCAGCCGATCCCGGACGGCGAACGGCACGGCCGGGCCCGCGACCTGTTCACCATCTGGTTCGGCTCGAACATCATGATGCTCACGGTGGTGACCGGCGCCCTGGCCACCACCGTCTACGGCCAGCCGTTCTGGCTCTCGGTGCTGGGCATCCTGGTCGGCAACCTGGCCGGCGCGGTGCTGATGGCCCTCCACTCCGCGCAGGGCCCGCGGCTGGGCGTGCCGCAGATGGTGCAGACCCGCGGCCAGTTCGGCTCGTACGGCTCGCTGCTGGTGATCTGCCTGGTCATCTTCATGTACATCGGGTTCTTCGCCTCCAACCTGGTGCTCTCCGGGGAGTCGCTGGCGGCGATCGTCGGGCACGCCGACCGCACGGCGATGGAGAACACCGGGATCGTGGCGGTCGGCGTGATCGGGGTGATCGCCACCGTCTTCGGCTACGACCTGATCCACGCGTACACCCGGGTGATGACCTACCTCTCCGGAGCCGCGCTGGTCCTCGCGCTGGTCTGGGCGGTGGGGGTGCACGGCCTGCCGGCGGGCTTCCTGAGCCACGGCCACGCCGGCGCGGCCGGCTTCCTCGGCACGGTGACCGCGGCCGCCCTCTGGCAGATCGCCTACGCCCCCTACGTCTCGGACTACTCCCGCTACCTGCCGGCCGCGACCGGCTCCCGGCCGGCCTTCTGGGCCAGCTACTCGGGCTCGGTGCTCGGCTCGGTGCTGCCGATGGTCCTCGGCGCGATGATCGGCGCGGCGGTCGGCGACGACGTGATCGGCGGCCTGATGTCGCTGACCGGTTCGGCCGGGGTGTGGATCGTCGTCGTCTTCTCGGTCGGCATCGCGGCCACCAACGCGATGAACCTGTACTGCGGGGTGCTCTCCACCATCACCGTCGGCCAGAACTTCGCCCCGGCCTGGCGCCCCGGCCGGGTGGCCCGCGGGGTGACCGCCACCGCGATGCTGGCGGTGGCCCTGGTCTGCGCGCTCCTCGGGAAGGACCACTTCCTGAGCACCTACGAGAACTTCATCTCGCTGCTGATGTACGTGCTGGTGCCGTGGACCGCGGTGAACCTGGTCGACTACTACCTGCTGCGGCGCGGCGCGTACGACGTGGACTCGTTCTTCCGCCGGGACGGCGGGATCTACGGGCGGTGCAACGGGGTGGCGGTCTTCTGCTACCTGCTGGGCGCCCTGGTGCAGCTGCCGTTCGTGGCCACCGCGGCCTTCACCGGCCCGGCCGCCGACGCGCTGGGCGGGGTCGACGTCTCCTGGCTGGTCGGCCTGGCGGTGATCGGGCCGCTGTACTGGCTGCTGGCCCGCCGGCGGAACACCGCGACGGCCG
- a CDS encoding winged helix DNA-binding domain-containing protein codes for MTRTQRGRLVSAAERRALLGRRHRLAVQARAEDPLEVARSLVALHGTDPASVYVACWARTAGGPDPVAAVDRELYEERTLLRMLAMRRTVFVTPLENAPVLQAGCTRAVAARERRTALRIIADGVPCSPAEAEKLLAAGEEAALRLLAELGEAGTAELVEAGPGVLDRRLVLSPGKKYESRQNLAARVLPLLAADGRVVRARPRGSWTSHQHRWALTERWLPGPIDELTQEEGRARLAGAWLAAFGPGLPEDLQWWAGWTKTETHRALAATGAVEVLVETGADGGPAVPGAALPADAESGPAEEPEPWAALLPALDSTTMGWKRRDWYLGPHGPEVFDNVGNAGPTVWWRGRVVGGWAQDESGEIRVHYLEEPGSEARAAVDAEAALLADRLGGIRLTPRTRGRTSAERQALLPAG; via the coding sequence ATGACGAGGACTCAGCGGGGGCGGCTCGTCAGCGCCGCGGAGCGCCGGGCGCTGCTCGGCCGGAGGCACCGGCTCGCCGTCCAGGCCCGCGCCGAGGACCCGCTGGAGGTCGCCCGCTCGCTGGTCGCCCTCCACGGCACCGACCCGGCCTCGGTCTATGTGGCCTGCTGGGCGCGGACGGCCGGCGGCCCCGATCCGGTCGCCGCCGTCGACCGGGAGCTGTACGAGGAGCGGACGCTGCTGCGGATGCTCGCCATGCGGCGGACGGTCTTCGTCACTCCGCTGGAGAACGCCCCCGTCCTGCAGGCCGGCTGCACCCGCGCGGTCGCGGCGCGGGAGCGGAGGACGGCGCTGCGGATCATCGCCGACGGGGTGCCCTGCTCCCCCGCCGAGGCGGAGAAGCTGCTCGCCGCCGGGGAGGAGGCGGCGCTGCGGCTGCTCGCCGAGCTCGGCGAGGCCGGCACCGCGGAGCTGGTCGAGGCGGGGCCGGGCGTACTGGACCGCCGGCTGGTGCTCTCCCCGGGCAAGAAGTACGAGTCCCGGCAGAACCTGGCCGCCCGGGTGCTGCCGCTGCTGGCCGCGGACGGCCGGGTGGTGCGGGCCAGACCCCGCGGCTCCTGGACCTCCCACCAGCACCGCTGGGCGCTCACCGAGCGCTGGCTGCCCGGCCCGATCGACGAGCTGACGCAGGAGGAGGGCCGGGCCCGGCTGGCCGGGGCGTGGCTGGCCGCCTTCGGCCCGGGGCTGCCCGAGGACCTCCAGTGGTGGGCGGGCTGGACCAAGACCGAGACCCACCGCGCGCTGGCCGCGACCGGGGCGGTCGAGGTGCTGGTCGAGACCGGGGCCGACGGCGGTCCCGCCGTCCCCGGGGCGGCCCTGCCGGCGGACGCGGAGTCCGGCCCCGCCGAGGAGCCCGAACCCTGGGCCGCGCTGCTGCCCGCGCTGGACTCCACGACCATGGGCTGGAAGCGGCGCGACTGGTATCTCGGACCGCACGGCCCGGAGGTCTTCGACAACGTGGGCAATGCCGGCCCCACCGTCTGGTGGCGCGGGCGGGTGGTCGGGGGCTGGGCGCAGGACGAGTCCGGCGAGATCCGGGTGCACTATCTGGAGGAGCCCGGGTCAGAGGCGCGGGCCGCGGTGGACGCGGAGGCGGCGCTGCTCGCCGACCGCCTCGGCGGCATCCGGCTCACCCCGCGCACCCGGGGGCGGACCTCCGCCGAGCGGCAGGCGCTGTTGCCGGCGGGTTGA